From Terriglobia bacterium, one genomic window encodes:
- a CDS encoding response regulator transcription factor, with the protein MRILIIEDEPKTARILAKGLETDHFAVDLARDGEEGLQLATEVNYDAIILDWNLPKLDGLTILRRLRKLGSGTRVLLLSARKEESDRVCALRAGADDYLVKPFFYEELLARLHALLRRPPELLDLITIEDLELDRMRHIVTRAGKPIKLTHREYGVLEYLMRNAGRTVTRTMVVENVWNLGFEGLTNIVDVYVNYLRAKIDDGFDKPLIHTAHGIGYVLASPAEYKSLSSFSGLRRASGRS; encoded by the coding sequence ATGCGTATTCTGATAATTGAGGATGAGCCCAAAACAGCCCGTATACTGGCCAAGGGTCTTGAGACCGACCACTTTGCCGTCGATCTGGCCAGGGACGGGGAAGAAGGCCTGCAGTTAGCCACCGAGGTTAATTACGACGCCATCATTCTCGATTGGAACTTGCCCAAACTCGACGGCCTGACAATCCTCAGACGACTCCGAAAGTTAGGGTCCGGCACGCGGGTCCTGCTTCTGAGCGCGCGGAAGGAAGAGTCTGACCGCGTCTGTGCACTGCGAGCCGGCGCCGACGACTACCTGGTCAAACCATTTTTTTATGAAGAGCTGCTGGCCCGTCTCCATGCTCTCCTACGTCGTCCGCCGGAGCTGCTGGACCTAATCACGATCGAGGACCTGGAGCTCGACCGCATGCGGCACATCGTGACGCGAGCCGGCAAACCAATCAAACTGACGCACCGCGAATACGGTGTGCTGGAGTATCTAATGCGCAATGCCGGCCGGACCGTCACGCGCACGATGGTGGTGGAGAACGTCTGGAATCTTGGTTTTGAAGGGTTGACCAACATCGTTGACGTGTACGTCAACTATCTCCGTGCCAAGATTGACGACGGCTTCGATAAGCCGCTGATCCACACGGCACACGGAATAGGATACGTCCTGGCTTCTCCCGCAGAGTACAAGTCGTTGAGCAGCTTCTCAGGCCTGCGCCGGGCCAGTGGGCGCAGCTAG
- a CDS encoding peptidyl-prolyl cis-trans isomerase, with amino-acid sequence MSRISLLLIFALTTVFGSETALAQRIAQKAPAVPARAAAGAQSKGRTVLATDPVITIEGLCADAASAARTCRTLVSRRDFESFLKALSATARGVEPSVYRKIAQNYFSLLLYAESGQRTGVDKDPRFELVLESTRLRALGDMYRVQKMEQALHIPDQEIEEYYKKNISDYEQVDLDRFQVPKNNMANLSDAEFRAKAKQLAEDMQARAVKGEDITKLQNEALKALGVKETPRIKLGLRPGLFKEEEEKAIFALKQGEVTPLFDAAGLWTFFKRTSRETLPFEEEKSEIKTLLYRDKTEGLEKALHDAVHVDYNEAYFATSPAAFQNAANASSVGNSTTKKEVAPGDAVISLHGLCGSQKPETGPCTRVITREQFEPLLRMALMNATSPTRAIPHAIGEGYVDDLIYADAAEKAGLDKDPRIPGVMELVRQRALGDLYRLKQDEMARDIPKEEIEAYYQKNLAGFEELTLTHISVPRQRPKTVSDDVFEAKAKRLAEQLHERAVKGEDMEKLQKEAYQTLGLQSPYADYEARGIKTPPLSSLQPIRRGNMEQKTEAELFALKPGEITSVREFPTAYVIYKLESRRMIPLEDVTAEISTKIYQQNMAALMKPLASVQARYNERYFSRAGGEPVSAAQIGAAQKTVAHN; translated from the coding sequence ATGTCACGAATTTCATTGCTTCTTATCTTTGCTTTGACAACAGTCTTTGGTTCAGAAACGGCTTTGGCACAAAGGATTGCACAAAAAGCACCGGCCGTGCCGGCAAGAGCAGCAGCCGGAGCGCAGTCTAAAGGCCGTACCGTACTGGCCACAGATCCGGTGATAACTATTGAAGGACTTTGCGCAGATGCAGCGTCCGCGGCGCGTACTTGCCGAACGCTGGTTAGCCGGCGGGATTTTGAGAGCTTCTTGAAGGCCCTGAGCGCGACCGCGCGAGGGGTTGAACCGTCTGTATATCGCAAAATAGCGCAAAACTACTTCAGCCTGCTGCTTTACGCGGAATCAGGGCAGAGGACTGGAGTGGATAAAGATCCTCGTTTTGAGTTGGTGCTGGAATCTACTCGTCTGCGGGCGTTGGGTGACATGTACCGCGTTCAGAAAATGGAGCAGGCGCTGCACATTCCCGACCAGGAAATAGAAGAGTATTACAAGAAGAACATCAGCGATTACGAACAAGTGGACCTGGACCGCTTTCAGGTTCCGAAGAACAACATGGCCAACCTGAGCGATGCGGAGTTTCGCGCTAAAGCGAAGCAATTAGCGGAGGATATGCAAGCGCGCGCGGTAAAGGGAGAGGACATCACCAAGCTGCAGAACGAAGCCCTGAAAGCGCTGGGCGTGAAAGAAACTCCGAGGATAAAGCTTGGCTTGCGGCCAGGGCTGTTTAAAGAGGAGGAGGAGAAGGCGATTTTTGCCCTTAAACAGGGCGAGGTCACTCCGCTTTTCGATGCTGCTGGGCTGTGGACGTTTTTCAAGCGGACCAGCCGGGAGACTTTGCCGTTCGAAGAGGAGAAAAGCGAGATTAAGACGCTGCTGTACCGAGACAAAACCGAGGGGCTGGAGAAGGCGCTGCATGACGCGGTGCACGTGGATTACAACGAGGCGTATTTTGCCACCTCACCGGCTGCTTTTCAAAATGCTGCCAACGCGAGCTCAGTAGGCAATTCGACAACGAAGAAGGAAGTCGCTCCGGGCGATGCGGTTATCAGCCTGCATGGTTTATGCGGAAGCCAGAAACCAGAGACCGGTCCATGCACTCGGGTAATCACGCGCGAGCAATTCGAGCCTTTGCTCCGGATGGCGCTAATGAACGCTACGAGTCCAACCAGAGCCATTCCGCATGCAATCGGTGAAGGTTACGTTGACGATTTGATCTACGCGGATGCAGCCGAAAAAGCCGGGCTGGACAAGGACCCGCGGATTCCCGGCGTGATGGAACTGGTCCGGCAGCGCGCTCTGGGCGACTTGTACCGCCTGAAACAAGATGAGATGGCCAGGGACATTCCCAAAGAGGAAATCGAGGCGTATTACCAGAAGAATCTTGCGGGTTTTGAGGAATTGACGCTTACGCATATTTCAGTTCCGCGGCAAAGACCCAAGACTGTGAGCGACGACGTTTTCGAGGCCAAAGCGAAGCGGCTGGCTGAGCAACTCCATGAGCGGGCGGTCAAAGGCGAGGACATGGAAAAACTCCAGAAAGAGGCCTACCAGACCCTCGGCCTCCAAAGTCCTTACGCGGATTATGAAGCCCGCGGCATCAAGACTCCTCCCCTCAGCTCCTTGCAACCCATCCGGCGTGGAAATATGGAGCAAAAGACAGAGGCCGAATTATTTGCACTTAAGCCAGGCGAGATCACGAGCGTGCGGGAGTTCCCAACCGCCTATGTGATTTACAAGCTGGAAAGCCGGAGAATGATTCCGCTGGAGGATGTTACAGCGGAGATTTCGACGAAGATCTACCAGCAGAACATGGCGGCGCTTATGAAACCGTTAGCGTCAGTGCAAGCGCGCTACAACGAGCGATATTTCTCGCGGGCCGGTGGAGAGCCCGTCAGCGCTGCACAAATTGGGGCGGCGCAAAAAACGGTCGCGCACAATTAG
- a CDS encoding DUF11 domain-containing protein has protein sequence MKTPNQPRFLQLRVRKAIGTIAAMLGCLLILAFAASTANAQTFQDMQTTTTLWAGVQQVTATGPGGLTLPTSGVIVNGTAHSHARNPSDTRQLLADGTTVNPQFGTLFCEDQLLVDNNLFLADGVTPNPNFGKVNLPSPTFGQCLPVRHLWYGDAINGLCRIDPELDANLSTPVGGFGAWNVNALACVISIQKLAIAPGQVTLDAKNNFMYISNNSRVGAGIARIIYHPDGDNGQGMVDLINITSMIGTQTNRNAFGGCPQLTDPHTGSLVPQIPDAAAMGPDGNLYTGQIRSGSILRFINAANFNPDTDCPGAGSSGQDPNAKIQIPILAHDELFGTGHTFGLGWIGDTLIGADNIAPWVKFHAVNCLTPVNGNTACGKPLVGGDTIPDEILASAAGAPQGGLATDAQYPNFPGNSVYVASFPNLTRVTNILSATQMTANLNYGGSFSFLTGVTADPLDPANATVYAGDDETQGGINGTGRIWKITPAPVAPGPPATPAISSATAGPNQGQATLAWTPIVNGQPTTTYNIEIFLASPTGGPATDTGTSVPVTAPATSAVISGLTVGTGYQFEIDACNASGCSSFSPLSPIVTPFATTAPATPTNVVGVSAGDGSTIAVAWTEPSNGHSAVTSSTVTVFTGSPAVQVGSPVVFLGAGTGGSVTGLACSPTASYQFAVSATNAVGTSGTSALSVAVPNPCATNADVSASETSPANVNAGSQVTYTISIHNAGPAVAPAVGFSDNLPAGLVSFTTSQGVCTGTPTLTTFNCALGAMPVAGNATVTVTVLLPSGQSGSFTNASTVNVTDPANGLVSDQNLTNNSFTSTTTVAASTCNASAADIQVGGASNNGNPVHGSPVTFTWQIKNGTGSVNAGCVNFQAVTTAPSGASLTQTSVSSTQGTCSISGNVVSCSLGAINGGGAATVTVQATPSNAEPANAYTTTGSASQVNGSDPNTANNQFTVSIGAQ, from the coding sequence GTGAAAACCCCGAATCAGCCAAGATTTCTACAGCTTCGAGTTCGCAAAGCGATTGGAACGATCGCCGCGATGCTGGGCTGTCTTCTCATCCTTGCGTTCGCCGCAAGTACAGCGAATGCGCAGACATTTCAAGATATGCAAACTACCACCACGTTGTGGGCCGGTGTCCAACAGGTGACCGCGACCGGGCCCGGCGGTCTCACCCTGCCGACCTCGGGCGTTATCGTGAACGGCACGGCGCACAGCCATGCCAGGAACCCAAGTGACACGAGGCAGTTGCTTGCTGACGGCACCACCGTGAACCCACAGTTTGGAACGCTTTTTTGCGAAGATCAGTTGCTGGTCGACAACAACCTGTTCCTCGCTGACGGCGTCACTCCGAACCCCAATTTTGGCAAGGTGAACCTTCCCAGCCCAACTTTTGGGCAGTGCTTGCCGGTACGTCACCTGTGGTACGGCGATGCCATTAACGGACTGTGCCGAATCGACCCTGAACTTGATGCCAATCTGTCGACCCCAGTGGGCGGCTTTGGCGCATGGAACGTGAACGCGCTGGCGTGCGTGATCAGCATTCAAAAACTGGCAATCGCACCCGGCCAGGTCACGCTGGACGCGAAGAACAACTTCATGTACATATCCAACAATAGTCGTGTGGGCGCAGGCATCGCGCGCATCATCTACCACCCGGACGGCGATAACGGCCAGGGCATGGTCGATCTGATTAACATTACCAGCATGATTGGAACGCAGACCAACAGGAACGCGTTCGGCGGCTGTCCTCAGTTGACAGACCCGCATACTGGATCCCTGGTTCCGCAAATTCCCGACGCCGCGGCGATGGGACCGGATGGGAACCTCTATACCGGCCAGATCCGGAGTGGCTCGATTCTTCGCTTCATCAACGCGGCCAATTTCAACCCCGACACGGATTGCCCGGGCGCGGGAAGCAGCGGGCAAGACCCGAATGCGAAGATCCAGATTCCGATCCTTGCCCATGACGAACTGTTTGGCACCGGCCACACTTTCGGTCTGGGCTGGATTGGCGACACGCTGATCGGCGCGGACAACATCGCTCCCTGGGTGAAGTTCCATGCCGTTAACTGCTTGACGCCGGTCAACGGCAACACCGCCTGCGGCAAGCCATTGGTAGGCGGAGACACGATCCCGGACGAGATCCTGGCAAGCGCGGCAGGCGCGCCGCAGGGTGGACTGGCCACCGACGCCCAATACCCGAATTTCCCCGGCAACTCGGTGTACGTCGCGTCATTCCCGAACCTGACCAGGGTAACGAACATCCTCAGCGCAACCCAAATGACTGCCAACCTGAACTATGGCGGATCGTTCTCGTTCCTGACCGGAGTTACAGCCGATCCTCTGGATCCGGCTAATGCGACGGTCTACGCAGGTGATGACGAGACGCAGGGCGGCATCAACGGCACCGGCCGGATCTGGAAAATTACGCCAGCTCCTGTGGCTCCTGGACCGCCGGCTACTCCCGCCATTTCCTCAGCCACGGCTGGCCCGAACCAAGGCCAGGCGACACTCGCGTGGACTCCGATCGTGAACGGACAGCCCACGACCACTTACAACATCGAGATATTCCTGGCTTCCCCGACCGGCGGACCGGCGACGGATACCGGTACTAGTGTTCCGGTTACGGCTCCGGCGACCTCGGCCGTAATCAGCGGATTGACTGTCGGCACCGGCTATCAGTTTGAGATTGACGCTTGCAATGCCTCCGGTTGCAGCTCGTTCTCACCCCTGAGCCCAATCGTGACTCCGTTTGCTACAACAGCCCCAGCTACACCGACGAACGTGGTCGGCGTGTCTGCAGGCGACGGTTCCACCATTGCAGTTGCGTGGACAGAGCCCAGCAATGGCCATTCTGCTGTGACCAGCTCAACGGTCACTGTATTCACGGGATCCCCCGCGGTACAGGTCGGTTCTCCGGTTGTGTTCCTTGGCGCCGGCACCGGCGGATCAGTGACTGGTCTGGCTTGCTCACCCACGGCGAGCTATCAATTCGCAGTGTCGGCAACCAACGCTGTCGGCACCAGCGGCACGTCGGCACTGTCCGTCGCGGTACCGAACCCCTGCGCGACGAATGCGGACGTGAGCGCGTCGGAAACCTCTCCGGCGAACGTGAATGCCGGTTCGCAGGTGACCTACACGATCAGCATCCACAATGCTGGCCCAGCGGTAGCGCCGGCGGTTGGATTCAGCGATAACCTCCCGGCAGGGCTGGTGTCCTTCACCACCTCGCAGGGCGTTTGCACAGGCACGCCAACTCTGACCACGTTCAACTGCGCTCTGGGAGCAATGCCAGTCGCAGGTAACGCTACTGTAACCGTGACCGTGCTGCTGCCTTCAGGCCAGAGCGGTAGCTTCACCAACGCCTCGACAGTAAACGTAACGGATCCGGCGAACGGTCTTGTCTCTGACCAGAACCTGACCAACAACTCGTTTACTTCGACCACCACAGTTGCCGCGTCGACTTGCAATGCGTCGGCCGCTGACATCCAGGTGGGCGGCGCTTCCAACAACGGCAACCCGGTTCACGGAAGCCCGGTAACCTTCACTTGGCAGATCAAGAACGGCACGGGCAGCGTCAACGCCGGTTGCGTGAACTTCCAAGCTGTGACGACTGCTCCCAGCGGAGCCAGCCTGACACAGACCTCGGTAAGCAGCACGCAGGGTACCTGCAGCATCTCCGGCAACGTCGTGAGCTGCAGCCTCGGTGCCATCAACGGCGGCGGCGCCGCGACGGTAACGGTCCAGGCAACACCGTCGAACGCCGAACCGGCCAACGCATACACCACAACCGGTTCAGCCAGCCAGGTTAATGGAAGCGATCCAAACACAGCGAACAACCAGTTCACTGTGTCGATCGGCGCCCAGTAA
- a CDS encoding ABC transporter permease, which translates to MFEEIRYALRQFRKAPGFTATAVLTLSLGIGATTAIFTLVHAVLLKSLPVSKPGELVRVGNEENCCINGGLQDNWSLFSFEQYKQFKEHTPGFEELAAMQAGNSLMGVRWSGNNKPSESYRAEFVSGNYFSTFGIPAYAGRMLSPQDDTKGAPMAAVMSFRTWQEKFGGDRSIIGTGFVMNSQPVTVVGIAPPGFFGDRVQSNPPSFWLPLNAEPVIEPAVGVLNDAALDWLDLIGRINPGADKKAMEAQMQVELRQFLLSPESKVEDRSKPLVAKQTLHFSPGGGGVQRMRDEYQDGLHLLMWISAFVLLIACANLANLMLVRATARKQQITVRSALGASRATLVRQALTESVVLAMMGGSAGIAIAFAGSKMILRLAFGNDYVPIEATPSLPVLAFAFATSILTGVLFGIAPAWMTASTNPAEALRGAGRSTGRRGTLGQKSLVIVQAALSLVLLCVAGLLTRSLNNMQHRNFGFDTSNRYILHIDPQMAGYKTDRLEPLYRQLKENIAAIPGVQQVSFSLYSPMEGDNWGEGVYIEGDPPPAPGTPDHGASWLRVSPGYFDTIGTKIVEGRAINEQDTPTTRAVALVNRFFEKKYFKDGQAIGKHFSDDLKHPGAFEIVGVTEDTNYWGATSKMRAMYFLAEGQSAHNPDPRYQQFEDRSRYLNAIEIQTHGEVSGLETHIRRVLSQVNPDLAVIDFQSFGLQVKANFMQQAMIAKLTSFFGILALILASIGLYGVTSYTVERRTSEIGIRMALGADRLNMLGMVLRGAFAQVGIGLAIGIPVTIFGGRVMASQLYGVKPHDPFVLVITTVVLAAAAFIAAVIPARRAANTEPMLALRTE; encoded by the coding sequence ATTTTTGAAGAAATTCGTTACGCCTTGCGGCAGTTCAGAAAAGCGCCAGGATTTACCGCGACAGCGGTCCTGACTTTGTCACTGGGCATTGGAGCCACGACCGCGATCTTTACGCTGGTGCATGCTGTGCTGCTCAAATCATTGCCGGTTTCCAAACCGGGAGAACTTGTGCGTGTGGGCAATGAAGAAAACTGCTGTATCAATGGCGGATTACAGGACAACTGGTCTCTCTTCTCGTTTGAGCAGTACAAGCAGTTTAAGGAGCACACCCCGGGATTCGAAGAACTAGCCGCCATGCAGGCTGGAAACAGCCTGATGGGAGTCCGCTGGAGCGGCAACAACAAGCCTTCTGAGTCATATCGGGCCGAGTTTGTTTCCGGAAATTATTTTTCAACGTTTGGAATTCCCGCCTATGCCGGCCGGATGCTTTCTCCTCAAGACGACACCAAGGGAGCGCCCATGGCGGCGGTAATGAGCTTTCGCACCTGGCAGGAAAAGTTCGGGGGCGATCGGTCCATTATCGGAACGGGATTTGTGATGAACTCACAGCCGGTTACGGTCGTCGGTATCGCGCCTCCCGGTTTCTTTGGCGATAGAGTGCAGAGCAATCCACCTTCGTTCTGGCTTCCGCTAAATGCCGAGCCGGTGATTGAACCGGCTGTGGGTGTGCTGAATGATGCGGCATTGGACTGGCTGGACCTGATTGGACGCATCAACCCGGGCGCGGACAAAAAAGCCATGGAAGCGCAAATGCAGGTAGAGCTGCGTCAGTTCTTGTTGAGTCCGGAAAGCAAGGTTGAAGATCGCTCCAAACCTCTGGTTGCCAAGCAGACGCTGCATTTTTCTCCCGGCGGAGGCGGCGTGCAGAGGATGCGCGACGAATACCAGGACGGGCTGCACCTGCTGATGTGGATTTCAGCTTTCGTCTTGTTGATTGCGTGCGCCAATCTGGCCAACCTAATGCTTGTTCGCGCGACGGCGCGCAAGCAGCAGATCACGGTACGTTCCGCCCTGGGCGCTTCACGCGCCACTCTGGTACGGCAGGCACTCACGGAAAGCGTTGTGCTTGCAATGATGGGCGGGTCAGCGGGAATTGCAATTGCCTTTGCCGGATCAAAGATGATCTTGCGGTTGGCTTTTGGAAATGATTACGTGCCCATCGAGGCTACGCCGTCTCTGCCAGTCCTAGCATTTGCATTCGCAACTTCAATTTTAACCGGCGTCCTGTTTGGAATTGCGCCTGCATGGATGACCGCCAGCACGAATCCCGCTGAAGCTTTGCGCGGCGCCGGACGCTCCACAGGGCGCCGAGGGACGTTAGGGCAAAAATCGCTTGTGATAGTGCAGGCCGCGCTGTCACTCGTTCTGTTATGCGTCGCTGGCTTGCTGACCCGAAGCTTGAATAATATGCAACATCGCAACTTCGGCTTTGATACCAGCAATCGATACATCTTACATATTGATCCGCAGATGGCCGGATACAAGACGGACAGATTGGAGCCACTCTACCGGCAGCTCAAAGAAAATATCGCTGCCATCCCTGGAGTCCAGCAAGTCAGCTTTTCCCTTTATAGCCCAATGGAAGGCGACAATTGGGGCGAGGGCGTATACATCGAAGGAGACCCGCCGCCGGCGCCTGGAACACCTGACCATGGCGCATCATGGCTGCGCGTGAGCCCTGGCTATTTCGACACAATTGGCACGAAGATCGTTGAAGGTCGGGCCATCAATGAGCAGGACACGCCGACGACGCGTGCCGTGGCGCTGGTGAATCGCTTCTTTGAGAAAAAGTATTTCAAGGATGGCCAGGCCATTGGAAAGCATTTCAGTGACGACCTGAAACATCCGGGCGCATTTGAGATTGTGGGAGTGACCGAGGACACGAATTACTGGGGAGCAACCAGCAAGATGCGAGCGATGTATTTCCTGGCTGAAGGCCAGAGCGCCCATAATCCTGATCCGCGTTACCAGCAGTTTGAAGACCGCTCGCGCTACCTGAATGCAATTGAAATACAAACTCATGGAGAAGTGTCTGGACTTGAGACGCATATCCGCCGAGTGCTATCGCAGGTAAACCCTGATCTGGCAGTGATCGATTTTCAAAGCTTTGGTCTTCAGGTAAAAGCAAACTTCATGCAACAGGCAATGATTGCCAAGCTGACGTCATTCTTCGGAATATTGGCGTTGATTCTGGCCTCCATCGGCCTTTATGGCGTTACGTCGTACACAGTGGAGCGGCGGACGAGCGAGATCGGCATTCGCATGGCTCTGGGCGCAGATCGCCTGAATATGTTGGGAATGGTCTTGCGCGGCGCATTTGCTCAGGTCGGCATCGGTTTGGCCATCGGCATCCCAGTCACCATTTTTGGTGGCCGAGTGATGGCTAGCCAACTCTACGGAGTCAAGCCGCATGATCCATTTGTATTGGTGATTACCACGGTTGTTCTGGCGGCTGCGGCGTTTATCGCCGCCGTGATTCCGGCCCGCAGAGCCGCGAATACTGAGCCAATGCTGGCTTTGCGCACAGAGTAA
- a CDS encoding enoyl-CoA hydratase, translating into MAEHIVVSIEDRILTLRLDRPEKKNALTRGMYLGMIEALKQADADPNVRVVLITGTEVCFTAGNDLVDFANAKPGETSPAILFLQTLIAAQKPVIAAVGGVAVGIGSTMLLHCDLVYAASDARFQLPFVNLGLCPEAGSSILLPALMGHRRAAELLYFGEPFTADTARDGGIVNTIVAGNELFNTAMAKARQLAEKPPSALRITKALLKRGSVNTIADAMAKETERFAALLQGPEAREAMMAFMQRRKPDFSQF; encoded by the coding sequence ATGGCGGAACATATTGTTGTCTCAATTGAAGACCGGATACTCACGTTGCGCCTTGATCGGCCAGAGAAGAAGAACGCCTTGACCCGAGGCATGTACCTGGGGATGATCGAAGCGCTCAAGCAGGCTGACGCTGACCCAAACGTTCGTGTGGTCCTGATCACGGGAACAGAGGTCTGCTTCACCGCTGGAAATGACTTGGTGGATTTTGCCAACGCAAAACCGGGAGAGACGAGTCCAGCGATTCTTTTCCTGCAAACATTGATAGCTGCGCAGAAACCAGTGATTGCGGCTGTGGGAGGAGTAGCGGTCGGAATCGGCTCCACCATGTTGTTGCATTGCGACCTTGTTTATGCCGCTTCGGACGCGCGTTTTCAGCTTCCTTTTGTCAATCTGGGACTGTGTCCGGAAGCTGGTTCCAGCATACTTCTGCCGGCGCTGATGGGACATCGCAGGGCCGCGGAACTTCTGTACTTTGGCGAGCCATTCACAGCGGACACAGCACGAGACGGTGGAATTGTGAATACCATAGTCGCCGGCAATGAACTCTTCAACACGGCGATGGCCAAAGCACGGCAACTTGCGGAAAAGCCGCCGTCAGCGTTGCGCATCACCAAAGCTTTGTTGAAGCGTGGATCCGTTAACACGATTGCCGATGCGATGGCGAAGGAGACAGAACGGTTCGCCGCTCTCTTACAAGGTCCGGAGGCAAGGGAAGCGATGATGGCTTTCATGCAGCGGCGCAAACCGGACTTCTCACAATTCTGA
- a CDS encoding sigma 54-interacting transcriptional regulator, producing the protein MTSQIVRSDALKRVMRLVEQVACHPAAVLIVGETGTGKEMIARSIHSHSLRCNKAWVDVNCAAIPEHLVESELFGYEKGAFSGADAQKIGYFEMADGGTLFLDEIGDLDPKVQVKLLRVLDGVPYYRLGGNKKVSVNVRVVAATNQNLEELVRAGRFRNDLYHRLAEFKLEIPPLRERPEDLLAIAEQILHQHYPNSRFSSDAITALLTHEWPGNVRELRNAIFRAIMLAKNAPVEITSVDLKLHHDTTPGQGKNPLNRDLDQVERQIVFDMLDRCGGNQGKAAEALGISRRTLLRKLKAYRENESEAAVGTLCAEQQRYYRKQTSAPVELKHGEESMEATLLNISLGGAGVSLHKILGQGEPVTIRFTVPESDVRAELHGRIAWANKEGHHGIQFGEMPAEIRSQLQRWFQSEMKKDGWRDELVG; encoded by the coding sequence TTGACCAGTCAGATTGTTCGCAGTGACGCTTTAAAGCGCGTGATGCGACTGGTTGAGCAGGTTGCATGTCATCCGGCTGCGGTGTTGATCGTGGGCGAGACTGGCACTGGCAAGGAAATGATTGCCCGTTCCATCCACAGTCACTCGCTTCGCTGCAACAAAGCCTGGGTGGACGTAAACTGCGCCGCCATCCCTGAGCATCTGGTTGAAAGCGAACTCTTTGGATATGAAAAAGGCGCTTTTAGCGGCGCTGACGCGCAGAAAATCGGCTATTTTGAAATGGCCGATGGCGGCACTCTTTTCCTGGATGAAATCGGAGACCTCGATCCCAAAGTCCAGGTCAAGCTGCTGCGCGTATTGGATGGCGTGCCTTATTACCGCCTGGGTGGAAACAAGAAAGTCAGCGTGAATGTGCGCGTGGTGGCGGCTACCAACCAAAATCTGGAAGAATTGGTCCGCGCCGGGCGTTTTCGCAATGATTTATATCATCGCCTAGCCGAATTTAAGCTGGAAATACCGCCGCTACGTGAACGGCCGGAAGACCTGTTGGCGATCGCCGAGCAGATACTCCACCAGCATTATCCGAATTCACGTTTTTCAAGCGACGCCATCACGGCGCTGCTCACGCACGAGTGGCCGGGTAATGTGCGCGAACTGCGCAATGCCATTTTCCGTGCGATCATGCTGGCCAAGAATGCTCCGGTGGAAATCACCAGCGTGGATCTGAAGCTGCATCATGACACAACCCCCGGCCAAGGTAAGAACCCCTTGAATCGTGATCTTGACCAGGTGGAGCGGCAGATTGTGTTTGACATGTTAGACCGTTGCGGCGGCAACCAGGGCAAAGCGGCTGAAGCTCTGGGAATTTCGCGTCGCACTCTGCTTCGCAAGCTGAAAGCATATCGTGAAAATGAAAGTGAAGCCGCTGTGGGCACCTTGTGCGCGGAGCAGCAACGTTATTATCGCAAGCAGACCAGTGCTCCCGTTGAGTTGAAGCACGGCGAAGAATCAATGGAAGCCACCTTATTGAACATCAGCCTTGGTGGCGCCGGAGTTTCCCTGCATAAGATCCTGGGACAGGGCGAACCTGTGACGATTCGTTTTACCGTGCCTGAAAGCGATGTACGAGCTGAACTGCATGGGCGCATTGCATGGGCGAATAAAGAAGGGCACCACGGGATTCAGTTTGGAGAGATGCCAGCCGAGATTCGCAGTCAACTCCAGCGCTGGTTCCAATCGGAAATGAAGAAGGACGGCTGGCGCGACGAATTGGTCGGCTGA